A DNA window from Drosophila sechellia strain sech25 chromosome X, ASM438219v1, whole genome shotgun sequence contains the following coding sequences:
- the LOC6619888 gene encoding uncharacterized protein LOC6619888 isoform X1, giving the protein MDNPGPSKPRNKKPLAEYSTSPTNSSSDTDDNGNVDSLVGSSTAAGRSSGVNSTGGAIGAIGAIDGKGALGAIDGKGSIGKQSAGIGRNIIDGDLPVSNANATNANLSAHRDSSSFKDSNTEQDKNSTMIMTSKTTRDKRPSEPHRRRSPRPHLRQYMRSRRELEACDLGLMGWTGEFPKLTPISNIESNSDKNPLSTAKSGVLPWSGLKVFPRVEPQEETAAGSAKPAHITNKSMEQQQQQQQQQQQQQQQSLTTPIMTSQLDATGGELDEAIKKPLNTNNNPNAIGTATTSSSSTTATNMQPSDLNNQVEVNKQDTSHKSLIETKDAMSARIIKRSMSTHDSPPMHSRCSMRFSSQTPLTDETNKMKNDEKETCTDTSFKVIYARLKQTGVERDLFIRSSGIPRTRTNGNPAPKVAEIEHVPVVKDKTVAKEEAVVKGKEGLANPSSVMPQTPTLAVTGKRVSKPKVPKGASPPSEGWTSTMAVKGNSRADAANYTNSSSCSSPIGNSNIRRRRSHAKAAPKKSKPCASCTASVHPSGPKLCKKCIYEKGFAKKRWLDKAAGNYRHRDDDDYDSDISMVEVTVEDEISVPQAEKKQLENVVQQTATKEQEVVVIGGRKAVAIKADPIGFNMKVIPKQINLTGLKTISKDNVSSNLVQSLTDSHVGCQIVMAVMKIMTMKERVNMAQVCKTWSMISQDRSVWRTVTLRHTHISNWPCFIRELAKNGTRELDMLGTILPSQDILANLDLSVLKSLRVLRTCPVDDQFIYAIFRNLPQLLELRAICCSPTYSFSNLEQKCAELRVLEILMTDHRSKVESLDSLGNLLHLTELNIRGVNYIGSQDFSFLKKLLKLKVLVLSSCQGMNTKEFGLKVLPYLTDLRRLRLENKHMVNTTFPLYHIMGGIASGGTVNQLELVNVEVDDLLTSLIGICTTVTDLLLVPKCLQNSANVIYSVMRAVRENASQLRVFRLGLVTQLLSATGELYKGSKKDVIPVQRPVPGVPVDDDLNYCAPDDCCTETDHTECVTFLPAKRLLMILRDVAPTTFVTFVKVNMFNSTMVTFLKPPKPTNNS; this is encoded by the exons ATGGACAATCCTGGGCCGTCAAAGCCGCGTAACAAGAAGCCCTTAGCTGAATACTCTACCAGCCCTACCAATTCATCGTCGGATACTGATGATAATGGTAACGTTGATTCCTTAGTCGGATCATCTACAGCTGCAGGACGTAGTTCCGGTGTCAATAGCACAGGCGGTGCTATTGGTGCTATAGGTGCTATAGATGGAAAAGGTGCTTTAGGTGCTATAGATGGAAAAGGTTCCATCGGTAAACAGAGTGCCGGCATAGGACGCAACATTATTGACGGCGACCTGCCGGTGTCCAATGCCAATGCCACAAACGCGAATCTTTCTGCTCATCGGGATAGCTCTAGCTTCAAAGACTCGAACACTGAGCAGGATAAAAATA GTACTATGATTATGACTTCAAAGACAACAAGGGACAAGAGACCTTCTGAACCCCACAGACGCCGTAGCCCACGTCCACATCTCCGTCAGTATATGCGCAGCAGGCGCGAACTTGAAGCGTGCGATTTAGGTCTGATGGGGTGGACTGGGGAATTCCCAAAGCTAACGCCCATATCCAACATCGAAAGTAACTCGGATAAAAATCCGTTG TCGACGGCCAAGTCAGGTGTACTGCCATGGAGTGGCCTAAAGGTTTTTCCGAGAGTGGAACCGCAAGAGGAGACAGCAGCAGGTTCAGCAAAGCCGGCTCATATCACTAATAAATCtatggagcagcagcagcagcagcagcagcagcagcagcagcagcagcagcagtctcTAACAACGCCGATAATGACATCGCAACTCGACGCCACCGGGGGGGAATTGGATGAAGCCATTAAAAAACCTTTGAACACAAATAACAATCCAAATGCAATTGGTACTGCAACCACATCCAGTTCCAGTACAACAGCAACCAACATGCAACCATCAGACTTAAACAATCAG GTTGAAGTTAATAAACAGGATACCTCGCACAAATCTCTTATAGAAACTAAGGACGCTATGTCCGCTCGCATCATAAAACGTTCCATGTCCACCCATGATTCGCCTCCGATGCATTCGCGTTGTTCCATGCGCTTCAGTAGCCAAACGCCGCTGACCGATGAGAcgaacaaaatgaaaaatgacGAAAAAGAAACATGCACCGACACCTCTTTTAAAGTTATTTACGCACGCCTAAAGCAAACAGGCGTCGAACGAGATCTCTTTATACGCAGCTCTGGAATTCCAAGGACTCGCACCAATGGTAACCCAGCCCCAAAGGTGGCGGAGATAGAGCATGTCCCGGTGGTGAAGGATAAGACGGTGGCAAAGGAAGAGGCGGTGGTAAAGGGCAAGGAAGGATTGGCCAATCCGTCCAGCGTTATGCCCCAGACGCCTACCTTGGCGGTCACTGGAAAGCGGGTGTCGAAGCCCAAGGTGCCCAAAGGGGCAAGTCCACCGAGTGAGGGCTGGACCTCCACCATGGCGGTGAAGGGGAATTCTCGGGCTGATGCAGCCAACTACACCAACAGCAGCTCGTGCAGTTCACCGATTGGTAATTCCAACATTCGCAGGCGCAG ATCCCACGCAAAAGCAGCCCCTAAGAAGTCAAAGCCTTGTGCGAGCTGCACGGCTTCGGTTCATCCGTCTGGACCTAAGTTGTGCAAG AAGTGTATCTATGAGAAGGGATTTGCCAAAAAGAGATGGTTGGACAAGGCTGCAGGAAATTATCGTCAtcgtgatgatgatgattacgACAGTGACATCAGTATGGTAGAAGTCACCGTGGAAGATGAAATATCCGTTCCACAGGCGGAGAAAAAGCAGTTAGAAAACGTGGTGCAGCAGACCGCTACAAAGGAACAAGAGGTTGTTGTAATTGGAGGGCGCAAGGCTGTAGCCATCAAAGCCGATCCGATTGGTTTCAATATGAAAGT GATTCCAAAACAGATCAATTTGACTGGCCTTAAAACGATCTCAAAGGACAATGTTAGCTCCAATTTGGTGCAGAGCCTGACCGATTCCCACGTCGGATGCCAGATAGTGATGGCCGTTATGAAAATCATGACGATGAAG GAACGTGTAAATATGGCGCAGGTTTGCAAAACTTGGTCCATGATCAGTCAGGATAGGAGTGTGTGGCGCACAGTCACGCTACGCCATACCCATATCAGCAACTGGCCGTGCTTTATCCGTGAACTCGCAAAGAATGGCACTCGCGAACTGGACATGCTGGGCACGATTTTGCCGAGTCAAGATATTCTCGCTAATCTCGACCTTAGCGTCCTGAAATCATTGCGCGTTCTTCGCACTTGTCCAGTAGATGACCAGTTCATTTATGCGATCTTTCGTAACTTGCCCCAACTGCTGGAGCTAAGGGCAATCTGCTGCAGTCCAACTTATAGTTTTTCCAACCTGGAACAGAAATGCGCTGAGCTTCGCGTGCTCGAAATCCTAATGACGGACCACAGAAGCAAAGTGGAATCACTAGACTCTCTGGGCAACCTGTTGCATCTAACCGAGTTGAATATTCGTGGAGTGAATTATATAGGCTCGCAGGACTTCAGCTTCTTGAAGAAACTATTAAAACTGAAGGTGCTAGTGTTGTCTTCATGCCAGGGCATGAATACCAAGGAATTTGGCCTGAAAGTGCTGCCCTATCTAACGGATCTACGCAGACTCCGCTTGGAAAATAAGCACATGGTCAATACCACTTTTCCGCTGTACCACATTATGGGTGGTATAGCCAGCGGTGGTACGGTAAACCAACTGGAGCTGGTGAACGTCGAGGTGGATGACCTTCTAACCTCGTTGATTGGAATATGCACTACTGTTACGGACCTGCTGCTGGTCCCAAAGTGTCTTCAAAATTCGGCCAACGTGATCTATTCCGTGATGCGTGCCGTTCGCGAAAATGCCTCACAGCTTCGCGTGTTCCGCCTGGGATTGGTTACCCAGCTGTTAAGTGCAACGGGTGAGCTGTACAAGGGAAGTAAGAAGGATGTGATCCCCGTGCAGCGCCCTGTACCGGGAGTTCCGGTTGACGATGACCTAAATTATTGTGCTCCCGACGACTGTTGCACCGAAACAGATCACACAGAATGCGTGACCTTTTTGCCCGCCAAGCGCCTGCTGATGATTCTGCGCGATGTGGCACCAACAACTTTTGTTACGTTTGTCAAGGTGAACATGTTCAACAGCACCATGGTTACCTTCCTCAAGCCTCCAAAGCCGACAAACAATTC
- the LOC6619888 gene encoding uncharacterized protein LOC6619888 isoform X3, translating to MDNPGPSKPRNKKPLAEYSTSPTNSSSDTDDNGNVDSLVGSSTAAGRSSGVNSTGGAIGAIGAIDGKGALGAIDGKGSIGKQSAGIGRNIIDGDLPVSNANATNANLSAHRDSSSFKDSNTEQDKNSTMIMTSKTTRDKRPSEPHRRRSPRPHLRQYMRSRRELEACDLGLMGWTGEFPKLTPISNIESNSDKNPLVEVNKQDTSHKSLIETKDAMSARIIKRSMSTHDSPPMHSRCSMRFSSQTPLTDETNKMKNDEKETCTDTSFKVIYARLKQTGVERDLFIRSSGIPRTRTNGNPAPKVAEIEHVPVVKDKTVAKEEAVVKGKEGLANPSSVMPQTPTLAVTGKRVSKPKVPKGASPPSEGWTSTMAVKGNSRADAANYTNSSSCSSPIGNSNIRRRRSHAKAAPKKSKPCASCTASVHPSGPKLCKKCIYEKGFAKKRWLDKAAGNYRHRDDDDYDSDISMVEVTVEDEISVPQAEKKQLENVVQQTATKEQEVVVIGGRKAVAIKADPIGFNMKVIPKQINLTGLKTISKDNVSSNLVQSLTDSHVGCQIVMAVMKIMTMKERVNMAQVCKTWSMISQDRSVWRTVTLRHTHISNWPCFIRELAKNGTRELDMLGTILPSQDILANLDLSVLKSLRVLRTCPVDDQFIYAIFRNLPQLLELRAICCSPTYSFSNLEQKCAELRVLEILMTDHRSKVESLDSLGNLLHLTELNIRGVNYIGSQDFSFLKKLLKLKVLVLSSCQGMNTKEFGLKVLPYLTDLRRLRLENKHMVNTTFPLYHIMGGIASGGTVNQLELVNVEVDDLLTSLIGICTTVTDLLLVPKCLQNSANVIYSVMRAVRENASQLRVFRLGLVTQLLSATGELYKGSKKDVIPVQRPVPGVPVDDDLNYCAPDDCCTETDHTECVTFLPAKRLLMILRDVAPTTFVTFVKVNMFNSTMVTFLKPPKPTNNS from the exons ATGGACAATCCTGGGCCGTCAAAGCCGCGTAACAAGAAGCCCTTAGCTGAATACTCTACCAGCCCTACCAATTCATCGTCGGATACTGATGATAATGGTAACGTTGATTCCTTAGTCGGATCATCTACAGCTGCAGGACGTAGTTCCGGTGTCAATAGCACAGGCGGTGCTATTGGTGCTATAGGTGCTATAGATGGAAAAGGTGCTTTAGGTGCTATAGATGGAAAAGGTTCCATCGGTAAACAGAGTGCCGGCATAGGACGCAACATTATTGACGGCGACCTGCCGGTGTCCAATGCCAATGCCACAAACGCGAATCTTTCTGCTCATCGGGATAGCTCTAGCTTCAAAGACTCGAACACTGAGCAGGATAAAAATA GTACTATGATTATGACTTCAAAGACAACAAGGGACAAGAGACCTTCTGAACCCCACAGACGCCGTAGCCCACGTCCACATCTCCGTCAGTATATGCGCAGCAGGCGCGAACTTGAAGCGTGCGATTTAGGTCTGATGGGGTGGACTGGGGAATTCCCAAAGCTAACGCCCATATCCAACATCGAAAGTAACTCGGATAAAAATCCGTTG GTTGAAGTTAATAAACAGGATACCTCGCACAAATCTCTTATAGAAACTAAGGACGCTATGTCCGCTCGCATCATAAAACGTTCCATGTCCACCCATGATTCGCCTCCGATGCATTCGCGTTGTTCCATGCGCTTCAGTAGCCAAACGCCGCTGACCGATGAGAcgaacaaaatgaaaaatgacGAAAAAGAAACATGCACCGACACCTCTTTTAAAGTTATTTACGCACGCCTAAAGCAAACAGGCGTCGAACGAGATCTCTTTATACGCAGCTCTGGAATTCCAAGGACTCGCACCAATGGTAACCCAGCCCCAAAGGTGGCGGAGATAGAGCATGTCCCGGTGGTGAAGGATAAGACGGTGGCAAAGGAAGAGGCGGTGGTAAAGGGCAAGGAAGGATTGGCCAATCCGTCCAGCGTTATGCCCCAGACGCCTACCTTGGCGGTCACTGGAAAGCGGGTGTCGAAGCCCAAGGTGCCCAAAGGGGCAAGTCCACCGAGTGAGGGCTGGACCTCCACCATGGCGGTGAAGGGGAATTCTCGGGCTGATGCAGCCAACTACACCAACAGCAGCTCGTGCAGTTCACCGATTGGTAATTCCAACATTCGCAGGCGCAG ATCCCACGCAAAAGCAGCCCCTAAGAAGTCAAAGCCTTGTGCGAGCTGCACGGCTTCGGTTCATCCGTCTGGACCTAAGTTGTGCAAG AAGTGTATCTATGAGAAGGGATTTGCCAAAAAGAGATGGTTGGACAAGGCTGCAGGAAATTATCGTCAtcgtgatgatgatgattacgACAGTGACATCAGTATGGTAGAAGTCACCGTGGAAGATGAAATATCCGTTCCACAGGCGGAGAAAAAGCAGTTAGAAAACGTGGTGCAGCAGACCGCTACAAAGGAACAAGAGGTTGTTGTAATTGGAGGGCGCAAGGCTGTAGCCATCAAAGCCGATCCGATTGGTTTCAATATGAAAGT GATTCCAAAACAGATCAATTTGACTGGCCTTAAAACGATCTCAAAGGACAATGTTAGCTCCAATTTGGTGCAGAGCCTGACCGATTCCCACGTCGGATGCCAGATAGTGATGGCCGTTATGAAAATCATGACGATGAAG GAACGTGTAAATATGGCGCAGGTTTGCAAAACTTGGTCCATGATCAGTCAGGATAGGAGTGTGTGGCGCACAGTCACGCTACGCCATACCCATATCAGCAACTGGCCGTGCTTTATCCGTGAACTCGCAAAGAATGGCACTCGCGAACTGGACATGCTGGGCACGATTTTGCCGAGTCAAGATATTCTCGCTAATCTCGACCTTAGCGTCCTGAAATCATTGCGCGTTCTTCGCACTTGTCCAGTAGATGACCAGTTCATTTATGCGATCTTTCGTAACTTGCCCCAACTGCTGGAGCTAAGGGCAATCTGCTGCAGTCCAACTTATAGTTTTTCCAACCTGGAACAGAAATGCGCTGAGCTTCGCGTGCTCGAAATCCTAATGACGGACCACAGAAGCAAAGTGGAATCACTAGACTCTCTGGGCAACCTGTTGCATCTAACCGAGTTGAATATTCGTGGAGTGAATTATATAGGCTCGCAGGACTTCAGCTTCTTGAAGAAACTATTAAAACTGAAGGTGCTAGTGTTGTCTTCATGCCAGGGCATGAATACCAAGGAATTTGGCCTGAAAGTGCTGCCCTATCTAACGGATCTACGCAGACTCCGCTTGGAAAATAAGCACATGGTCAATACCACTTTTCCGCTGTACCACATTATGGGTGGTATAGCCAGCGGTGGTACGGTAAACCAACTGGAGCTGGTGAACGTCGAGGTGGATGACCTTCTAACCTCGTTGATTGGAATATGCACTACTGTTACGGACCTGCTGCTGGTCCCAAAGTGTCTTCAAAATTCGGCCAACGTGATCTATTCCGTGATGCGTGCCGTTCGCGAAAATGCCTCACAGCTTCGCGTGTTCCGCCTGGGATTGGTTACCCAGCTGTTAAGTGCAACGGGTGAGCTGTACAAGGGAAGTAAGAAGGATGTGATCCCCGTGCAGCGCCCTGTACCGGGAGTTCCGGTTGACGATGACCTAAATTATTGTGCTCCCGACGACTGTTGCACCGAAACAGATCACACAGAATGCGTGACCTTTTTGCCCGCCAAGCGCCTGCTGATGATTCTGCGCGATGTGGCACCAACAACTTTTGTTACGTTTGTCAAGGTGAACATGTTCAACAGCACCATGGTTACCTTCCTCAAGCCTCCAAAGCCGACAAACAATTC
- the LOC6619888 gene encoding uncharacterized protein LOC6619888 isoform X2 — MDNPGPSKPRNKKPLAEYSTSPTNSSSDTDDNGNVDSLVGSSTAAGRSSGVNSTGGAIGAIGAIDGKGALGAIDGKGSIGKQSAGIGRNIIDGDLPVSNANATNANLSAHRDSSSFKDSNTEQDKNSTMIMTSKTTRDKRPSEPHRRRSPRPHLRQYMRSRRELEACDLGLMGWTGEFPKLTPISNIESNSDKNPLQQQQQQQQQQQQQQQSLTTPIMTSQLDATGGELDEAIKKPLNTNNNPNAIGTATTSSSSTTATNMQPSDLNNQVEVNKQDTSHKSLIETKDAMSARIIKRSMSTHDSPPMHSRCSMRFSSQTPLTDETNKMKNDEKETCTDTSFKVIYARLKQTGVERDLFIRSSGIPRTRTNGNPAPKVAEIEHVPVVKDKTVAKEEAVVKGKEGLANPSSVMPQTPTLAVTGKRVSKPKVPKGASPPSEGWTSTMAVKGNSRADAANYTNSSSCSSPIGNSNIRRRRSHAKAAPKKSKPCASCTASVHPSGPKLCKKCIYEKGFAKKRWLDKAAGNYRHRDDDDYDSDISMVEVTVEDEISVPQAEKKQLENVVQQTATKEQEVVVIGGRKAVAIKADPIGFNMKVIPKQINLTGLKTISKDNVSSNLVQSLTDSHVGCQIVMAVMKIMTMKERVNMAQVCKTWSMISQDRSVWRTVTLRHTHISNWPCFIRELAKNGTRELDMLGTILPSQDILANLDLSVLKSLRVLRTCPVDDQFIYAIFRNLPQLLELRAICCSPTYSFSNLEQKCAELRVLEILMTDHRSKVESLDSLGNLLHLTELNIRGVNYIGSQDFSFLKKLLKLKVLVLSSCQGMNTKEFGLKVLPYLTDLRRLRLENKHMVNTTFPLYHIMGGIASGGTVNQLELVNVEVDDLLTSLIGICTTVTDLLLVPKCLQNSANVIYSVMRAVRENASQLRVFRLGLVTQLLSATGELYKGSKKDVIPVQRPVPGVPVDDDLNYCAPDDCCTETDHTECVTFLPAKRLLMILRDVAPTTFVTFVKVNMFNSTMVTFLKPPKPTNNS; from the exons ATGGACAATCCTGGGCCGTCAAAGCCGCGTAACAAGAAGCCCTTAGCTGAATACTCTACCAGCCCTACCAATTCATCGTCGGATACTGATGATAATGGTAACGTTGATTCCTTAGTCGGATCATCTACAGCTGCAGGACGTAGTTCCGGTGTCAATAGCACAGGCGGTGCTATTGGTGCTATAGGTGCTATAGATGGAAAAGGTGCTTTAGGTGCTATAGATGGAAAAGGTTCCATCGGTAAACAGAGTGCCGGCATAGGACGCAACATTATTGACGGCGACCTGCCGGTGTCCAATGCCAATGCCACAAACGCGAATCTTTCTGCTCATCGGGATAGCTCTAGCTTCAAAGACTCGAACACTGAGCAGGATAAAAATA GTACTATGATTATGACTTCAAAGACAACAAGGGACAAGAGACCTTCTGAACCCCACAGACGCCGTAGCCCACGTCCACATCTCCGTCAGTATATGCGCAGCAGGCGCGAACTTGAAGCGTGCGATTTAGGTCTGATGGGGTGGACTGGGGAATTCCCAAAGCTAACGCCCATATCCAACATCGAAAGTAACTCGGATAAAAATCCGTTG cagcagcagcagcagcagcagcagcagcagcagcagcagcagcagtctcTAACAACGCCGATAATGACATCGCAACTCGACGCCACCGGGGGGGAATTGGATGAAGCCATTAAAAAACCTTTGAACACAAATAACAATCCAAATGCAATTGGTACTGCAACCACATCCAGTTCCAGTACAACAGCAACCAACATGCAACCATCAGACTTAAACAATCAG GTTGAAGTTAATAAACAGGATACCTCGCACAAATCTCTTATAGAAACTAAGGACGCTATGTCCGCTCGCATCATAAAACGTTCCATGTCCACCCATGATTCGCCTCCGATGCATTCGCGTTGTTCCATGCGCTTCAGTAGCCAAACGCCGCTGACCGATGAGAcgaacaaaatgaaaaatgacGAAAAAGAAACATGCACCGACACCTCTTTTAAAGTTATTTACGCACGCCTAAAGCAAACAGGCGTCGAACGAGATCTCTTTATACGCAGCTCTGGAATTCCAAGGACTCGCACCAATGGTAACCCAGCCCCAAAGGTGGCGGAGATAGAGCATGTCCCGGTGGTGAAGGATAAGACGGTGGCAAAGGAAGAGGCGGTGGTAAAGGGCAAGGAAGGATTGGCCAATCCGTCCAGCGTTATGCCCCAGACGCCTACCTTGGCGGTCACTGGAAAGCGGGTGTCGAAGCCCAAGGTGCCCAAAGGGGCAAGTCCACCGAGTGAGGGCTGGACCTCCACCATGGCGGTGAAGGGGAATTCTCGGGCTGATGCAGCCAACTACACCAACAGCAGCTCGTGCAGTTCACCGATTGGTAATTCCAACATTCGCAGGCGCAG ATCCCACGCAAAAGCAGCCCCTAAGAAGTCAAAGCCTTGTGCGAGCTGCACGGCTTCGGTTCATCCGTCTGGACCTAAGTTGTGCAAG AAGTGTATCTATGAGAAGGGATTTGCCAAAAAGAGATGGTTGGACAAGGCTGCAGGAAATTATCGTCAtcgtgatgatgatgattacgACAGTGACATCAGTATGGTAGAAGTCACCGTGGAAGATGAAATATCCGTTCCACAGGCGGAGAAAAAGCAGTTAGAAAACGTGGTGCAGCAGACCGCTACAAAGGAACAAGAGGTTGTTGTAATTGGAGGGCGCAAGGCTGTAGCCATCAAAGCCGATCCGATTGGTTTCAATATGAAAGT GATTCCAAAACAGATCAATTTGACTGGCCTTAAAACGATCTCAAAGGACAATGTTAGCTCCAATTTGGTGCAGAGCCTGACCGATTCCCACGTCGGATGCCAGATAGTGATGGCCGTTATGAAAATCATGACGATGAAG GAACGTGTAAATATGGCGCAGGTTTGCAAAACTTGGTCCATGATCAGTCAGGATAGGAGTGTGTGGCGCACAGTCACGCTACGCCATACCCATATCAGCAACTGGCCGTGCTTTATCCGTGAACTCGCAAAGAATGGCACTCGCGAACTGGACATGCTGGGCACGATTTTGCCGAGTCAAGATATTCTCGCTAATCTCGACCTTAGCGTCCTGAAATCATTGCGCGTTCTTCGCACTTGTCCAGTAGATGACCAGTTCATTTATGCGATCTTTCGTAACTTGCCCCAACTGCTGGAGCTAAGGGCAATCTGCTGCAGTCCAACTTATAGTTTTTCCAACCTGGAACAGAAATGCGCTGAGCTTCGCGTGCTCGAAATCCTAATGACGGACCACAGAAGCAAAGTGGAATCACTAGACTCTCTGGGCAACCTGTTGCATCTAACCGAGTTGAATATTCGTGGAGTGAATTATATAGGCTCGCAGGACTTCAGCTTCTTGAAGAAACTATTAAAACTGAAGGTGCTAGTGTTGTCTTCATGCCAGGGCATGAATACCAAGGAATTTGGCCTGAAAGTGCTGCCCTATCTAACGGATCTACGCAGACTCCGCTTGGAAAATAAGCACATGGTCAATACCACTTTTCCGCTGTACCACATTATGGGTGGTATAGCCAGCGGTGGTACGGTAAACCAACTGGAGCTGGTGAACGTCGAGGTGGATGACCTTCTAACCTCGTTGATTGGAATATGCACTACTGTTACGGACCTGCTGCTGGTCCCAAAGTGTCTTCAAAATTCGGCCAACGTGATCTATTCCGTGATGCGTGCCGTTCGCGAAAATGCCTCACAGCTTCGCGTGTTCCGCCTGGGATTGGTTACCCAGCTGTTAAGTGCAACGGGTGAGCTGTACAAGGGAAGTAAGAAGGATGTGATCCCCGTGCAGCGCCCTGTACCGGGAGTTCCGGTTGACGATGACCTAAATTATTGTGCTCCCGACGACTGTTGCACCGAAACAGATCACACAGAATGCGTGACCTTTTTGCCCGCCAAGCGCCTGCTGATGATTCTGCGCGATGTGGCACCAACAACTTTTGTTACGTTTGTCAAGGTGAACATGTTCAACAGCACCATGGTTACCTTCCTCAAGCCTCCAAAGCCGACAAACAATTC